A stretch of DNA from Oreochromis aureus strain Israel breed Guangdong linkage group 10, ZZ_aureus, whole genome shotgun sequence:
TTTTACACACAGGGAGGTTTCTGTTGTGGTTTAACTACGCCTCCAACGCCTAGTTACTGTTTGTGCCAGGTGCCCTCCATAGTGAGAATAAAAGAGGGGGAGGCCCAACAAACAATAACACGCTCTAACGCCTCACAGACAAAGCAGACATGCCCCTAACTCTAATATCCAGGTGGACGAGTCATAAAACCCCCCATTCCCCTTCAGTGGAGCGGAGAAAGTCCATCCATAGGCTGTAAACATACTTTTTAACATGCTGTCTTTCCCCATTTTTCAGCCATTGAGGTGGTCCCATCAACAAATTGGATTTTTTTGTAGAAACCAGCTGGACCAATCACGCTTTAGCAGAATGTCAGCATTTCTCATTTGCGATGCTACAGTtgcaaaaactgaaacaacatGTAGTTTTTTTGTGTAGAAACTGGTGTAAAGAATTATTTTAGCTGTCGTATTCATTGAGTACCATCTCCTTGATTGCCCCCTGTTGCACACCTAGCTGTATTGCAGATAATTTTGCCTGCACACCACCCGACTCTCACCTCTTATCTTTCTCACCTGGCAGAGTGATGAAAGCCTGACCCTTCATCCTCCCAGTCAGCACCCGGTAAAGCACCGGGGGCCCGTCCTTCCTCTCAAATCTGGAGAACAGCGCCACCAGCTGGGCCACTGACGCCTGTGGGCTCAAGTTCTTCACACACAGGACCtacacaaagagagagaaagcacagtgaagctggtcATGTTGTGTACCGCCCATCTCTTGACTGTCGCACTGTGTTGTGCTGAAAGTACATCTGATGATACCAGGATGTGGGCCTCTGTTTCCAGCTGCAGCTTGGATGTGCTCGCAGGAAACTATAATTACAGTATACAACAATTATCATCAAGCTCAATTTACAAGTGAGTGCCTCTCAACCTGCACATCTTAAAGGTTGTTAATTGCGGTGAGATGATTTGTTCCATTTTAATGTGTCATTTTAGCAGCGCTACTGTGCAGCCAACATACAGCTTCACTGTGCCTTTAATGTTATCCCTATGGGGAACAGGGAATAAATACACCACACGCAGAGGTGGATGTGCACACTTTCAGATGATGTAATGCCTTTATGTTAGATAGAAACAACAATCTGGGAAGTGCTGAGAGCAGAAACTGTGGAAATAATAATTTGGTGCCACAGCTGGCCTAAAGATAAAGGAACTAATCTTTCAGGATCATCATAAAGGTGTGAGGTTTACAAAGGTAGCTGCTGAGACCTTGGAGGGTTTCCCCGGCTGGTAGTTTCGGAACCTTGGAATGCTCCGGATCCCTTCTTCTGATTCCCGGTTCTTTAGGATTTCTTCATCTGTAATTGTCTCAATCTCCCCCGTCACAGTGAGTGGTCTGCTTGGCCCCGCCTTTGCTGCTCCGCACAGGCTGCTGATTGGCTGGCTTATATTAATCTGTCTCAGAGGAGCCAGTCGCAGATGCTCTGGTCTGTTTTCAATGTGCTGCTGATCTGAGGTGTCTGAAACTGAGTCTGGCTGGATGGATGAGCGACTGTTTCCAGCCTGCAGGTCTGACGGACTGTCAGAAGCATCTCTCGATtgatttctgtctgtctgtgagttttgtgattggtcagattCAGCTGTGTGCGGTGCGCCTGTCGGTTCTCCCTCAGATTTCTGTTGTGAAGCTTGTTTCACCTCCTGCTCCCTGAGAACTTCTCTATAGATAGAGTCCAGTGGGTCAGAGGATGCCCCCTGTTGGTTCTCCTTCTTATCTTCATCTGTGATGGAAACAACACAGGTTACACTTTCCTGACATGACACAATTATGATAGATGACTGCAGATTTTTTTACAATTTGAAATACCATACCATACTACGGTAAAAACAAGTAGAATTATTGTCTCATGCTGAGTCAAAGGACAAGAAAGATaaatgtgtttaacatgagTTTAAAAATGGACAACTTAGGTAACTGTCCCCTCTGAGCTTCTGCTTGGAGTTCTGTATATGTAGGAGCAACTGGTCATATGACCTGAGAACTCAGACAGGAGTGTAGAGGTATAGCAGCTCAGATGAGACCATTtaaggatttaaaaacaaatacgaGAACTTTGAAACTGACTCTAAAGAGCACAGACAACCAATGGCATGAAGCCAGAACAGGTGCTATTTACCTTTCTTTATGTGTCCCAGGCAAAAGACACGATACAGCATGTTCAACTAAGCGAAGACATAAGAGGGAAGACTGGCTTTGCCCAAAATAATCCAGCCGAGATgtaataaacaataaagaaGAATGAATCCCAGTGGAAGCAGAAGAAGTGCAAAAAGCAGTGGCCCTAAAACTGAGCCCTGTGGGACCCCATATGGGAGAGCGGGAAACAGAGCCAGCAAGGCTGATAATGCTCATCTATTTTTCTCTGCTAAGAGTACACAGTTGTAAGTCAGTAGTGGTTAATTTTGATTGTTACTTCAAACTTTCTTCTTCCAATGGCTGTCCCTTGAACAGCATGTGGGCGGGGCTTGTGTGCTTCAAATGTTCAGATTGGGGATatccgcttttttttttttttttttttttacattatataGACCTAATAGTAGAAAAAACTGCCTGAAGTGGAGTctttagagcagtctgaagtTTCAGCTTGTACAAACAATGACCTCATTGCTGTAAAAGTATATTTATGGCTCAAAATAAGGAAGGattcactttttaaatataatttaatcatTTTCAAAGTGAAAGCAGCTGTTGCCTCTCAGATGAGAGGTCAGCGCTGGAGCTTCCTTACTATCAGTTCCACAAAGAAACCACAACTAGTCACTTCTAAAACAGAACTGAAGATGTGTTAAAGGTATTTATGGCCCATAAGGTCAAAATCATACAATCCCTATTCCGGCAACTCTTTTAAACTGCTGTAATGCTCTCAAACAAGACTCTAAAGTGTAATATTTGAGTTTTGACCTGTGACTTCTTTTTCACCAAAAACTCTGTACCTCGATGATAGAGTGCTGTGAGGAAACCCAGGCGGTCATTCCCATGAAACAGGGCTTGTTCAATCTCCATCTCCCGGCGTGACAGCGGCCGGCTGGACACAAAGCGTTGTGGGCGGGATAGAAGCTCCATCCGGGCGGCGATTTTGTCTTTAATTGCCTGCAGGCGCTCTTCCTTTGCACCTGGAGCTGCACACACACCGTGGGACTGTGTGGGAAGAAAGGCATTCATCTAAAGGACGTGTGCATTAGCCTTGCTTAAGTGTTTTTCTCTAAAAATAATCCCTCAAAACTTTCGAGAAACTCTTACATTTATGCAATAAAAAATTGTGCATTCTCTGAGATGAAATTGGTGAAAAGATCCCCACAAATTCATAAGGAAAAACCTCAAAGTCTCTGAGATTTAAGTTACGCATTAACCAGTAAAAACTTCAATACATGATCATGTTGGAGAAACTCTATCTCGTTTACCCAGGTTtaccaaacaaaagaaaaaagaaaaagttttgaCACAGTTGTATAATGGACTCACAACATGTCTTGTGGTGTGAAAACACTCCAAACCACAAGACAAACCCAGCCTCTCCTGTTTGGAGCCGCCTCTCTGTCCTCCGGGGATGTTTTACCTTCTCTGCTGTCTCTGGTGCATCTCTGCTCTGCCACAGCTGGATCTCGGTGTCATTCAGGCCCAGCTCCCGCAGGCTGGCCAGTTCCTTCTCCCCATCCTGCAGGGCCTGGAACTGGGAGAGGCTCTTCACTCCCGCTGCCTGCTCCCCAAACGGCCGATAAAGCGCCGCTGGGGCAAAGCACTGCCTCTTGGCTACACATCTGTTAGACAAAAATGATTTCAGAACGAGATCAAAACTAAGCTCTGGAAAAGCAGCTGTAGCCTTATCTGAGACTCTGGTTTAAAGGTCACATGGCGGCTTCAGATGTTTTAGAAAGAgaaaagactgtgtgtgtttctgtagcCCTGAGGGCTGTGCTGCTCTGTGGGACAGTGAGGATAACATGACACAGCATCTGACGCTTTTGTTCGAAGCACCTCACAGTAAGAAGagtgtgggatttttcttttataaagcaCAGAACGTTCAGTACAAATGAAGCTGCATGGCTTTGTCCTCCCACTGAGTAACACAAAGACAGGTCTGATTCTCTCGCTTTAATGTTTATATATTATAACTGTGTGACACGAATTTTATCCAGCGAGAGGTAAACCACAAGCTGGCCAAAACTAAATATATATCTGCATAAATCAAGCAGATCTGACTTCAGTTTGACCAATAAATGATATCAGTATTAGATTTAAAACTGAGCTGAATTAAAAGACAATTTATGGATTTTATGTCAATATTGACAGGGTTCCCACAGGTGATCAGGGTCCTTCAACTGTTCCACACTCTTACTTTAGAATAGAATATCTTTAATTCACTGCAACATCTAACACATAGAATGAAACTGAGTGCAATTCCAACATTGCAAAGGTTGCAAAGGGGGGAACACATATACAAAGCACTAAACTACTGCATCTAAGCTTCTTAAATCAAGAGGTGATCAAACTTTTCAAGTTGTATCTCCTAAATTTTGAAACAGACTTCCACAGCTCATCAGGTCTACTGAATCTGTGGCTTTTTTAAACAACTAAAAACTTATTTCTGTAGATTTGAAAGGGCGAAAGATTATTTTTGGCTCTTGTTCTTCTAACGTGTGTATGCAGGAATGAATATCTGATCATGTGTTTGAAAGTCTGAATATGTATACTTATCTtatgcatttattattattattgttgttgttgtatttatctttatttttatttttggggggtACCTTTCAGTGAGTGCATGGTGTCTGTTTTTGCAGAATATATTGCTATACAGCATTTGTGTAGATGCTAATGCACTGCAGGAGGTCACAGTGTGGTAGATGTAGATGTGGTGTCATATCTACTACTTGTCCTCAGTTCACTGAATATCTGCAGAACTGAAAGCAAATCTACATGACATTAGGGACAAACGTTGAAGTTTGTGTACATGATGTGATATTTCACCATATTGGACTCTAAATTTTGCACTGTGCCTCAACGTTATGCAGACATCATGTATAATGCTTCCTCCTATTCTGACCGTTCAATGTCGACGTCAGTGTGGAGCTGCTGCAGCAAGAGGCCATGCAGCTGCCGCTGGCCCTCGGTCTCCTGCTCTTCCAGCAGCGGGCCATCCTCACAGGGTCGCCGGGTCACTCTGACAAatttaacacagacacacagcagtTCAGAGACTAACTGGATGCGGATATAAAAGAGATATCTTTCAAAACTGGCTAAAAAGGCCACAACTAAGTTCACAAGACTGAATCAAGTGGGAGGTGTAGTACGGCTTTCTAGAAAAAGTGCCTGAAATCACTAAACCACATCTGATGCAAACAACAGTAATAacatctgtatttattttagctTCCCGGaattctcaaaaaaaaaaaaaaattaacaacatTGTGAAAAATGACCTCATATCACTGCTTACAACTACTAACAGATGAAAACCCCACAGTATTGAAGGAAGATACAAACACAGAGAATCAGAGAAAGTCCTCACATTAGCGATAATGGGATAATGGGTATTTTTGCTAGAAAAATTAtctaaatgatttaatatgagcaAGTATACCAGGCCATTGCAGATTTTTGAATTCAATCAATATGGCTTTATTATATGGACATTAGAGACTGCTGATgctgatttaaatttttttattaaattgagAATCTGGCCGACAGCAGACGCAtatatgtttttgttcattgtgtttttgaaaaatcCCTACCTCTATTACCAATAAATACCTGCTTTTTTCAGCCAATCATTAAACAATTTACTTGGTAAATTATTGTAAAGCAAATAATGTCTTGGAGTGCCTATCCCTACATTATAAATGCTTTTATCATGTGCCAGAATTAGTTTGGAATTGTAAATCTTCACAAAACACAGAATATTACGCAAGCTTGAAGTAGGTTTTTGCAATATGCACTGATATATGTATGTAGATGCCCTGCAGGAGGTCACACTGTCATATCTACTGCTTGTCCCAGACTCAGGCGGTGTGTGCAGCACTGAAGGACTGTGGGATTTGttttaaggttaaaaaaataatcttacaATTTTGAATGAAAAAGTACTGTTTTGCTTTGAGTAAAAGTGTCAGTTCAATTCTCTGGCATATGATCTTCTTGATATTTTGGCCAGGAGACAAACATGGGCCACTGCCACTGCTTTGTCATTCCTAATAGGCTGATGCAGTCACAAAGCCCAATATTGCTATCGATGCTCATTTGAGCACTGGTGCATCATTATTAGATTTCAATCTATAAAATTTGTTTTAAAGATTCAGTACTGAATTATTGGATAACACATAAGACTCTTttctcaaaaaacattttcaagaaGTTTCAGGCAAAAATTATGACTTAAATATAGACTGGAGATAACTTGCATGAGCCACATGCAATTGATGTTGCAAACATGACATCACCCATTGGTTAGTGAAGTCTCGTTCACTGCATGTTTTTGCCATCGACGTCTTGGTGTTTTGAGACCACATGTGAGGAGCGAAGGGCGCGTTTGGAAAAACTGCATCCTCACTGACTAATGAACACATACTGGATATTCATCCTTTCTGACTCTTAGAAAGACCAAAATTCACAAAAAGATCTTATTATTCTATTAAACATTGACCAAAACTAGTGACTCATCCCATCATCAggtcatcaggaaagtgttcacTGAGGTCAAAGAGAATGAGAGCACAAGCCAGTTTTCTCTTAACTTCTACAGGACTGGAAGTCTTTTGTCCTGTTGGGCATTAAACAGAATAAAGGTTTAAGGCATGTCTGAGTAGACTTCACTGTGTCTATCATTTATAATGTCTATTTCACCCAAAACTAAGGGTCCCTACTCCCTAGCCAGGAGTGCTAGGTAGCCTAAAACACCCACTACAGCCTACAGTTTGTCAAACAGCTGTGCCTACTTCCCACAAATGCCTTATCTCTGGATGCCAGAATCTCCAGAACACCTGGGTGTATGTCTCATTCCTCTAAGTCATGGGAGCCTGAAAAgaaagcgactggacttctttaagttttggGAAGATGTCTTCTTCAGTTCTACAACTTACAATGCAGtcttgagatcccttcccagtcATCTCAACCCCCACTCACATGTTGCATCTGGTGACCTCAATAAGTCACATAATAGGGTGAGGCAAAGTCTCACAGTGGTttcaccttggctcatgtgatgaggcaCACGATTAATAGTGGGTCAACAACCCTCTGGATGGACAACCCTCTCCAGGATTCatatacctgggactctccacggtttgaagaagcctcttggattagaggtgaaacgtcttcacaaaacttaaagaagtccagccATTCTCTTTACAACCTCCTTAGGCAACAGCTGGGTGTGAAGAAACATCAAAATCTACTTGTACAGCGACCTTTTGACATCTATTAAACGTATAGACTTTCATATGAGTTAGCTGGGATGTTGCACCCAGTGAACATGGATGACCTCGTCaaactgtttatttaaatgGAAACTATGATGTTAAGGCACCCTCGTATTTTACCCAAGTGCTGTATGCACTGCTGGTACTTTCTACTTCTTTCGGTTTTTATGGCAGTTGCACTGGCAGTTGTGTTTTTCACTCTCTTCTGCATCTCCTGCACACATTTAAATGGTCTGATATACTGCTGCTCCTGTTATCTCTCCTTACTGTATTTTTGATCCACCATAAAGCAGATCCCGTATTAAGTAAGAAAGACCAGTAAAAATTTCAGGCTTTAGTTTTTGAGATATTCATGGTCAAATGCAAAAGTGCAAAAAGAAGTGGATGGATAGgcctctttaaaaataaatatctatGAAGGTATTTAATATATGAAGCTAAAATTTCACAGAACTCATTATATATGTCAAACTAATTGGAGCTGGTCGAGCAGAAAATGATCTAAAAATCTGATGATTTGAGATGGAACGACCCTGATGTAACAAAAATCTGCTACTTGTGAACATCTCTATGTCTATTACATTACCTGAAgaatacacgcacacacattcagGGTAAGGTAATGTGAATGGGAAAAGAACCAGAAGGTAGGTTTTTGGAATATTTGAACACTTTCACCACAGgtgatcatctgcctccatctcatctATTAATCCTATTCCTCCTCCGTCACGTCggccctctgcatgtcctccttcactacatccataaaTCCGTTCTGCAGTCATCTTATTTTTCCCCTGACAGGaagctccatcttcatcatcctttgtccattatatccactatccctcctctgctcaCGTCCAGACTATGTCATGTCTCCAAGCTGCTCAACCTGACCTGTCTCTGTCTGACACACTCATTCCTAATCCTGTCCGTCCTGGTTACTCCTCATTGGGTAGCACTCCTGACACACCCACCAAACGACAGAAAACAGACCTCGGAGCTGTTGCACACCTTTTTCCCCGCACTGTTATACAGCGTGATTTCAGC
This window harbors:
- the rbm41 gene encoding RNA-binding protein 41 isoform X2 — translated: MCVRVFFRVTRRPCEDGPLLEEQETEGQRQLHGLLLQQLHTDVDIERCVAKRQCFAPAALYRPFGEQAAGVKSLSQFQALQDGEKELASLRELGLNDTEIQLWQSRDAPETAEKSHGVCAAPGAKEERLQAIKDKIAARMELLSRPQRFVSSRPLSRREMEIEQALFHGNDRLGFLTALYHRDEDKKENQQGASSDPLDSIYREVLREQEVKQASQQKSEGEPTGAPHTAESDQSQNSQTDRNQSRDASDSPSDLQAGNSRSSIQPDSVSDTSDQQHIENRPEHLRLAPLRQINISQPISSLCGAAKAGPSRPLTVTGEIETITDEEILKNRESEEGIRSIPRFRNYQPGKPSKVLCVKNLSPQASVAQLVALFSRFERKDGPPVLYRVLTGRMKGQAFITLPDAETAQNALQLVHRYRLLGKPLVVEFGRERQEEEKQKEKEGQEEKK
- the rbm41 gene encoding RNA-binding protein 41 isoform X1; translated protein: MFIQHFCRLLLSTDRLPSRVAITFDLDNVKKINKSQKYVSIISCTPKARVTRRPCEDGPLLEEQETEGQRQLHGLLLQQLHTDVDIERCVAKRQCFAPAALYRPFGEQAAGVKSLSQFQALQDGEKELASLRELGLNDTEIQLWQSRDAPETAEKSHGVCAAPGAKEERLQAIKDKIAARMELLSRPQRFVSSRPLSRREMEIEQALFHGNDRLGFLTALYHRDEDKKENQQGASSDPLDSIYREVLREQEVKQASQQKSEGEPTGAPHTAESDQSQNSQTDRNQSRDASDSPSDLQAGNSRSSIQPDSVSDTSDQQHIENRPEHLRLAPLRQINISQPISSLCGAAKAGPSRPLTVTGEIETITDEEILKNRESEEGIRSIPRFRNYQPGKPSKVLCVKNLSPQASVAQLVALFSRFERKDGPPVLYRVLTGRMKGQAFITLPDAETAQNALQLVHRYRLLGKPLVVEFGRERQEEEKQKEKEGQEEKK
- the rbm41 gene encoding RNA-binding protein 41 isoform X3 encodes the protein MRRVTRRPCEDGPLLEEQETEGQRQLHGLLLQQLHTDVDIERCVAKRQCFAPAALYRPFGEQAAGVKSLSQFQALQDGEKELASLRELGLNDTEIQLWQSRDAPETAEKSHGVCAAPGAKEERLQAIKDKIAARMELLSRPQRFVSSRPLSRREMEIEQALFHGNDRLGFLTALYHRDEDKKENQQGASSDPLDSIYREVLREQEVKQASQQKSEGEPTGAPHTAESDQSQNSQTDRNQSRDASDSPSDLQAGNSRSSIQPDSVSDTSDQQHIENRPEHLRLAPLRQINISQPISSLCGAAKAGPSRPLTVTGEIETITDEEILKNRESEEGIRSIPRFRNYQPGKPSKVLCVKNLSPQASVAQLVALFSRFERKDGPPVLYRVLTGRMKGQAFITLPDAETAQNALQLVHRYRLLGKPLVVEFGRERQEEEKQKEKEGQEEKK